The following coding sequences are from one Dermacentor silvarum isolate Dsil-2018 chromosome 4, BIME_Dsil_1.4, whole genome shotgun sequence window:
- the LOC119449941 gene encoding beta-1,4-mannosyltransferase egh translates to MQLSSRAKHLLHCCLCVGLILAFEVFTGGIHLWKFSYDDLDPLEQYGWPLTIVLYLMRLLTVLALPQCICNCLGLLLYNAFPEKVRLKGSPLLAPFICIRVVTRGDYPDLVRTNVARNIETCAEVGLENFIVEIVTDKPLGLTKHPRIREVVVPSSYRPKSGALFKARALQYCLEDDVSILGDDDWIVHLDEETLMTEDSVRGILNFALDGKHAFGQGLITYANERVVNWVTTLADSFRVADDMGKLRFQFWAFHRPLFSWKGSYVVTRAGAERKVSFDHGPDGSIAEDCFFSMVAYREGYTFDFIPGEMWEKSPFSFWDFLQQRKRWLQGIFLVVHSSTIPLRHKLFLALALYSWATIPLSTSNLILAAFCPIPCPALLNFLCAFVGAMNLYMYIFGVIKSFSLYRMGPVRFFLCLLGALSTIPFNVAIENVAVLWGCFGKKHRFYVVSKQLERPINV, encoded by the coding sequence ATGCAGCTGAGCAGTCGTGCCAAGCATTTGCTGCACTGTTGCCTCTGCGTGGGGCTGATACTGGCCTTCGAGGTGTTCACGGGAGGCATCCACCTCTGGAAGTTCAGTTACGATGATCTGGACCCCTTGGAGCAGTATGGCTGGCCCTTGACAATCGTGCTGTACCTGATGCGGCTACTGACGGTGTTAGCGCTGCCTCAGTGCATTTGCAACTGCTTAGGCTTGCTGCTGTACAACGCTTTTCCGGAGAAAGTGCGTCTCAAAGGCTCGCCCCTGCTGGCGCCCTTCATCTGCATACGCGTTGTTACGCGTGGCGACTACCCAGATCTTGTGCGGACCAACGTCGCGCGGAACATTGAAACCTGTGCTGAAGTTGGTTTGGAGAACTTTATCGTGGAAATCGTCACAGACAAGCCCCTTGGACTGACCAAACACCCCCGCATTCGTGAAGTGGTAGTGCCGTCCTCCTACCGACCCAAAAGCGGTGCCCTGTTCAAGGCACGGGCTCTGCAATACTGCCTTGAAGACGATGTAAGCATCCTGGGTGATGACGACTGGATTGTGCACTTAGACGAAGAGACCCTAATGACAGAAGACTCTGTGCGAGGCATCCTCAACTTTGCCCTGGATGGCAAACATGCCTTTGGCCAAGGCCTCATCACATATGCCAATGAACGTGTGGTCAACTGGGTTACTACCCTTGCTGATAGCTTCCGTGTGGCTGATGACATGGGTAAGCTGCGCTTCCAGTTCTGGGCCTTCCACAGGCCCCTGTTTAGCTGGAAAGGCTCGTACGTTGTGACTCGGGCAGGTGCCGAGCGCAAGGTTTCCTTTGACCATGGCCCGGATGGCTCCATTGCTGAGGACTGCTTCTTCAGCATGGTGGCATACCGTGAGGGCTACACGTTTGACTTCATTCCTGGCGAAATGTGGGAAAAGAGCCCTTTTTCCTTCTGGGACTTCCTGCAGCAGCGCAAGCGCTGGCTCCAAGGCATCTTCCTTGTGGTTCACAGCAGCACCATTCCTCTGCGCCACAAGTTGTTCCTGGCTCTCGCTCTCTACTCATGGGCAACGATTCCACTGAGTACGTCCAACCTTATCCTCGCAGCCTTCTGTCCCATCCCCTGCCCCGCGTTGCTCAACTTCCTGTGTGCCTTCGTGGGGGCCATGAATCTGTACATGTACATCTTTGGTGTCATCAAGTCCTTCAGCTTGTACCGCATGGGACCTGTGCGCTTCTTCCTCTGTCTGCTGGGAGCCCTATCCACCATACCGTTCAATGTGGCCATTGAAAATGTGGCCGTTCTCTGGGGCTGCTTTGGCAAGAAGCACCGCTTCTATGTAGTCTCTAAGCAGCTTGAACGCCCCATCAATGTATGA